From Aspergillus chevalieri M1 DNA, chromosome 4, nearly complete sequence, a single genomic window includes:
- the URA9 gene encoding dihydroorotate dehydrogenase 2 (BUSCO:EOG092624RX;~COG:F;~EggNog:ENOG410PFTF;~InterPro:IPR005720,IPR001295,IPR005719,IPR013785;~PFAM:PF01180;~TransMembrane:1 (i97-114o);~go_component: GO:0005737 - cytoplasm [Evidence IEA];~go_component: GO:0016020 - membrane [Evidence IEA];~go_function: GO:0003824 - catalytic activity [Evidence IEA];~go_function: GO:0004152 - dihydroorotate dehydrogenase activity [Evidence IEA];~go_function: GO:0016627 - oxidoreductase activity, acting on the CH-CH group of donors [Evidence IEA];~go_process: GO:0006207 - 'de novo' pyrimidine nucleobase biosynthetic process [Evidence IEA];~go_process: GO:0055114 - oxidation-reduction process [Evidence IEA]): MVASSATLAFRSAGLRARALPLAQRSLICYSRAAVQLQSSLRCYSSEPKPETAEKAKEAVKETAETAKEATKEIKDAPKEAPAPVAPKKGGRRSKKFFCTSLALALLVGLVYGSDTRASIHRYAVPPLIRLLYPDAEEAHHFTVEALKQLHRFGLHPRERGDPDGDGALATEVFGYTLSNPIGISGGLDKHADIPDALFDIGPAIVEVGGTTPLPQEGNPRPRVFRLPSQHAIINRYGLNSKGADHMAEVLQERLRDFAYAQGFGEHELAQERVLNGEANVPPGSLVSGKLLAVQVAKNKATPDSDIEAIKRDYVYCVDRLAKYADILVVNVSSPNTPGLRDLQATAPLTAILSAVVGAAKGVERKTKPFVMVKVSPDEDADEQVSGICDAVWGSGVDGVIVGNTTNRRPAPLPKGSILPEDEQPIVKETGGYSGPQLADRTVALVARYRALLDKPNMPELEKRMQEQTATAKEAEPDRENVPAVGAAEPVHKYGRKTIFASGGITNGAQAQAALDAGASVAMMYTGVTYGGIGTVTRVKQELRQQK; the protein is encoded by the exons ATGGTCGCAAGCTCTGCTACCCTTGCTTTCCGGTCTGCGGGCTTAAGGGCTCGCGCTCTTCCGCTCGCCCAACGGTCTCTGATCTGCTATAGTCGCGCTGCTGTGCAACTACAAAGCTCGCTGAGATGCTACTCATCGGAACCAAAACCAGAGACGGCCGAGAAGGCGAAGGAAGCCGTTAAAGAGACCGCTGAGACTGCTAAGGAGGCTACAAAGGAGATTAAGGACGCCCCGAAAGAGGCACCAGCCCCGGTTGCTCCCAAGAAGGGAGGTCGTCGGTCTAAGAAGTTCTTCTGTACGTCGCTAGCTTTGGCTCTATTGGTTGGTCTTGTCTACGGATCGGACACCAGGGCTAGCATTCACCGATATGCGGTGCCTCCCTTGATCCGGCTGTTGTACCCTGATGCGGAAGAGGCGCATCATTTCACTGTGGAGGCATTGAAACAGCTCCACCGATTTGGTCTTCACCCTCGGGAGCGTGGAGACCCggatggtgatggcgcaTTGGCGACAGAG GTCTTCGGATATACTCTCTCCAACCCGATTGGTATCTCCGGCGGTCTCGATAAGCACGCGGATATCCCAGACGCGCTTTTCGATATCGGACCTGCAATCGTCGAAGTTGGCGGCACGACTCCGTTACCGCAAGAAGGCAACCCGCGCCCTCGTGTGTTCCGACTCCCATCGCAACATGCAATCATCAACCGGTACGGTCTGAACTCGAAGGGCGCGGATCACATGGCGGAAGTTTTGCAGGAGCGTTTGCGTGACTTTGcatatgcgcagggcttcgGGGAACACGAATTGGCTCAGGAGCGTGTGTTGAATGGCGAAGCGAACGTCCCGCCAGGCAGTCTGGTTTCCGGCAAGCTGCTCGCGGTGCAAGTGGCCAAGAACAAGGCTACGCCGGACTCAGATATTGAAGCCATTAAGCGGGATTATGTATACTGCGTTGACCGTTTGGCCAAATACGCCGATATTCTGGTGGTGAACGTGTCGAGCCCCAACACCCCTGGTCTCCGTGACCTTCAGGCGACGGCTCCTCTGACGGCCATCTTGAGTGCCGTGGTTGGCGCAGCCAAGGGCGTGGAACGTAAGACCAAGCCCTTCGTGATGGTCAAGGTCAGCCCCGATGAGGACGCAGACGAACAAGTGTCTGGCATCTGTGACGCTGTGTGGGGGTCCGGTGTTGACGGAGTGATCGTGGGTAACACAACCAACCGGCGACCGGCACCGCTTCCTAAGGGAAGCATATTGCCAGAGGATGAACAACCCATAGTTAAGGAAACGGGTGGCTACTCCGGTCCCCAACTGGCTGACCGCACGGTTGCGCTGGTTGCACGATACCGGGCGCTCCTGGATAAGCCCAACATGCCGGAGCTGGAGAAGCGCATGCAAGAGCAAACGGCTACAGCTAAGGAAGCGGAGCCAGACCGCGAGAATGTGCCGGCGGTGGGAGCCGCCGAGCCTGTGCACAAGTATGGTCGCAAGACGATATTCGCGTCTGGGGGTATCACGAATGGAGCCCAAGCGCAGGCGGCCTTAGATGCAGGGGCTTCTGTGGCGATGATGTACACGGGGGTCACGTATGGGGGGATAGGCACGGTGACTCGTGTAAAGCAGGAGTTGAGACAGCAGAAGTGA
- a CDS encoding triose-phosphate isomerase (COG:G;~EggNog:ENOG410PVEW;~InterPro:IPR035990,IPR000652,IPR013785;~PFAM:PF00121;~go_function: GO:0003824 - catalytic activity [Evidence IEA];~go_function: GO:0004807 - triose-phosphate isomerase activity [Evidence IEA]) → MPPTLPNTLLIISLKMYFAPSRTLSYLRGLLELNANSNNPNKKDLLLALIPDFLTIHPCAEILREANATDSFLLGAQDCFWEALGPYTGEVSPLALRDLGVSIVELGHAERRAIFHETDDEVAKKAKAACEYGLIPLVCVGEITAPAGDQAKAIARAIEEVAVQIRPVLGAIPADAPVIFAYEPVWAIGKPVPAGVDHVSAVVEGIRDVVRESGGSGRQGEVRVLYGGSAGPGLWGAGGLGKSVDGMFLGRFAHEIDGVRKVVQEVEETPQ, encoded by the coding sequence ATGCCTCCAACACTCCCCAACACCCTCCTTATCATCTCCCTCAAGATGTACTTCGCCCCCTCCCGCACCCTCTCCTACCTCCGCGGCCTCCTCGAACTCAACGCCAACTCCAACAATCCAAACAAGAAAGACCTCCTCCTAGCCCTCATCCCCGACTTCCTAACCATCCACCCCTGCGCCGAGATCCTCCGCGAAGCCAACGCCACAGactccttcctcctcggCGCCCAGGACTGCTTCTGGGAAGCCCTCGGCCCTTACACCGGCGAAGTCTCCCCGCTAGCCCTCCGCGATCTAGGCGTGTCAATCGTCGAGCTTGGACATGCGGAACGCCGCGCCATCTTCCACGAGACGGACGACGAGGTCGcgaagaaggcgaaggcCGCTTGCGAGTATGGACTTATCCCGCTGGTTTGCGTGGGGGAGATTACGGCACCCGCGGGAGACCAGGCGAAAGCGATTGCGCGGGCTATCGAGGAAGTTGCTGTGCAGATAAGGCCAGTCCTCGGTGCTATACCCGCCGATGCGCCGGTGATTTTTGCCTACGAACCGGTTTGGGCGATTGGAAAACCCGTGCCTGCGGGTGTTGACCATGTGTCTGCTGTGGTTGAGGGCATTCGCGATGTGGTTCGGGAGTCTGGGGGTAGTGGTAGGCAAGGAGAGGTGCGAGTGCTGTATGGGGGAAGCGCGGGCCCCGGATTGTGGGGAGCGGGCGGTCTGGGGAAGTCAGTTGATGGGATGTTTCTGGGTAGATTTGCGCATGAGATTGACGGCGTGCGGAAGGTGGTTCAAGAGGTGGAGGAGACTCCGCAGTAG
- a CDS encoding RpiB/LacA/LacB family sugar-phosphate isomerase (COG:G;~EggNog:ENOG410PP11;~InterPro:IPR003500,IPR011860,IPR036569;~PFAM:PF02502;~go_function: GO:0016853 - isomerase activity [Evidence IEA];~go_process: GO:0005975 - carbohydrate metabolic process [Evidence IEA]) encodes MSDLQPLRIVFACDEAGQPYKETLKAAFEKNPLVASIIDVGVDSTSDKTAYPHPAVAGAKLIREGKADRGLFICGTGLGVAISANKVPGIRAVTAHDSFSVERSILSNDAQVLCFGQRVIGVELAKKLASEWLTYRFDPKSSSAAKVQAICDYEAELSAAAQ; translated from the coding sequence ATGTCCGACCTCCAACCCCTCCGCATCGTCTTCGCCTGCGATGAAGCCGGCCAACCCTACAAAGAAACCCTTAAGGCCGCCTTCGAAAAGAATCCCCTCGTCGCCTCCATAATCGACGTTGGTGTCGACTCGACCTCCGACAAAACCGCCTACCCACACCCCGCCGTCGCCGGCGCCAAACTTATCCGCGAAGGCAAAGCGGACCGTGGTCTCTTCATCTGCGGAACCGGTCTGGGTGTTGCCATCTCCGCAAACAAGGTTCCCGGTATCCGTGCCGTGACTGCCCACGATTCGTTCTCCGTCGAGCGGTCTATCCTGAGCAACGACGCTCAGGTGCTCTGCTTCGGTCAGCGGGTTATCGGTGTCGAGTTGGCGAAGAAGCTGGCTTCCGAATGGCTTACCTACCGCTTTGACCCGAAGAGTTCCTCTGCTGCTAAGGTCCAGGCTATCTGTGACTATGAGGCAGAGctttctgctgctgctcagtAA
- a CDS encoding uncharacterized protein (COG:S;~EggNog:ENOG410PV9D;~InterPro:IPR021842): MTPPPLPPANPDEHQYWTDPILREETRSRLEHFRNLRWLPPNYKPKTLEGLAVNNGTGEGTYCAHLNEDYVEYLLSEDKAIYMNFLDWMSRISCEKRLQTYDEYWRRLCQYFGLFARRPVNHHEQMRRYLEQVFPAERKISRCAKKKSTLDIDDFCVHLRHHWVHSSFFRHGSMIIQQAVIMLWSSITGARPGVLLPQRDATNNPNASQDGSFSLGPRKRKRGDSFKSDLPQQISSDDLPNTICYSDIELFYLRDPDGGRDVLCAIIEFCNLKGRPEGADRTKFFVHGDYQLAYCPIAQIVSLAFRDDTFKNELTPELI, encoded by the exons ATGACGccgcctcctcttcctcctgcgAACCCCGACGAGCACCAGTACTGGACCGATCCTATCCTGCGCGAGGAAACTCGGTCCAGACTTGAGCATTTCCGAAATCTGAGATGGCTCCCCCCTAACTACAAGCCCAAGACACTTGAAGGTCTTGCAGTTAACAACGGTACTGGTGAAGGCAC ATATTGTGCACATTTGAACGAGGACTACGTGGAATATCTACTCTCAGAAGATAAAGCCATCTATATGAACTTTCTTGACTGGATGTCAAGGATCTCGTGCGAGAAAAGACTTCAGACCtatgatgaatattggcgGCGCTTGTGCCAATACTTTGGTTTGTTTGCCCGCCGGCCTGTAAATCATCATGAGCAGATGCGACGA TACCTTGAACAAGTTTTTCCGGCAGAGCGCAAGATCAGTAGGTgcgcaaaaaagaaaagcacgCTGGACATAGATGATTTCTGCGTCCATTTACGCCATCACTGGGtccattcttctttcttccgcCATGGGAGCATGATCATCCAGCAAGCTGTGATCATGCTTTGGTCTTCCATCACAGGGGCTCGACCAGGCGTGCTACTTCCGCAGCGAGATGCTACAAACAATCCCAATGCATCGCAAGATGGCTCGTTTTCGCTCGGTCCAAGAAAGCGCAAGCGGGGTGATTCATTTAAGAGTGACCTTCCTCAACAGATTTCGTCCGACGACCTTCCCAATACTATATGTTACAGTGATATCGAGCTCTTTTACCTCAGAGACCCAGATGGTGGTCGGGATGTTCTCTGTGCCATCATTGAATTTTGTAATCTTAAGGGCCGGCCAGAGGGTGCTGACAG GACGAAGTTCTTCGTGCATGGAGATTATCAATTGGCATACTGTCCAATCGCTCAAATTGTGTCACTGGCCTTCCGCGATGATACTTTCAAAAACGAGCTGACCCCGGAGTTGATCTAA